Part of the Montipora foliosa isolate CH-2021 chromosome 13, ASM3666993v2, whole genome shotgun sequence genome is shown below.
TACCgatggcaaacaaaaattaaggcccagattttcttcaaaacggctattttagctcacagaaaccattcttaagtgtTTGTGGTTACGCGTAACGAAGATTAAAGTGAATGCCAATttaaaaacgtcgggccgacgttTTCAAGTATTCCCTTTGCATCTTAGATAAATTTCTTAATAACTTagtgtggctcatttttcttttaaaatttgatgGATTTTTATCTCACAGCGGTGATCCAGAAGCAacttaagaataaaaaaaaaaaactgaaaatcgaTGAGTAAATTTATAGTCAAAATAAAAGGGATAAATCCCATGATACTAcacctttaaggacggtgcctactattgttattgcgcatacgttctgcgcatctcatgatcaagatactcggattacctatcggtgatgcttactaatacagggatatttttgcggggTTTCAAACTATcgggagaaagtagatcttagtaagtactcttagtatcaaaagagaaaattgggggtaaccatgcatttttgagagataattaagcttcaatttgagaaagaacgccatacattgctttgtattttcaagcttttttcaaatattattcatgaattatctttgaaaaatgcgtggttacccccaattttctttttggatttcaataaaacttgttaagatctacatttcctgcataatcacacaccggggcaaaaatatctttaattagtaggcaccgcccttaagacAGTCATCAATATGTTTTAAGTCTGCGCCACTGAAGGCGAGGCtggtgtcatctgcatacattCTAGGTTGTGAAAATACAGACAATTTGGCAGGGTCATTAATATAAAAGTAAAGGTCCTAGAATTGTTCTGTGGAGACACCACTTTTAACTTATTTTGGAATAGACATAAAGGAGACGAGTTTGAGTGCGATTGCTGAAATATCTTGCGGACCATTTGTGACAACAACCTCGTATTCCATAGAATTGCAACGTTGCTAATAAAATATTGCGATCGACGGTGTCGAAAGCCTTCtttaaatcaagaaaaacaacgGCATTGACAAAAGTGCGATCAATATTCATGGCCCAACTATCCataagggaaaggaaaggaaaggaaaggaactttatttaagtgtctagtcgttctagcgctgaagcactaattggggtagcctgtgtacagccacctccgaaaaaaaaaatcggagaggagcgtctgtgatttaccgttactaatcgtgttccggaataattttgcacacattattaagtgatctacgctgaccaaaatttgcgtggctcatatttcgttggagctaaattctcaaaatggtggtcaatgaggggtgtccggaaaactaagacctaacacctaagacccggaaaactaagacccggaaacctaagacccggaaaactaagacccttttcattttagttctcacaccaatccctgggccgtttaaaaaggcgcaaaaatataataaataaatgcgaaggaaatcaggaataaatcacgcgcaaaaCAGTAaataagccatagaaaagaacggcactaaaaaaccctgtattcctgaaagaaatattttgtatatcaAAAAAGTAAGTTCGAtttgagacgacaataaggctttacattgacagcgttgggagaaaatctagcggcgcttgATGATTCTTCACGCCACAACCGCaaatgtcacgccaggcgagtcaaggccgcatgacaatcccgcatttcatcagaaaggaaaaataagtcattgttctaaaatgcctcgcctgtaactgaacgaattgttcatttgttcttcggaaaTTATTGACAGTCAGGTGTTACGTCCTGTGGGAAAACAACGACGGGTTTTCCAAGTTTCGCGTTCATCTTTAGCACAACTATTAAATTTTATAGTAGGCCATTTTAGCAAACTTGATTCCCCGATTTacttgaattttttgttttccgGAACTGGTTCCATGAGGACGGATCTCTGGTTTTAAAAACTTTCCACTTAAGCTGGTCTCTTAAATCCGCTCTTTAATATGTTAGTAATTCAAGTGGACTATGGGGGCCGCGTGCGTTTGGTCTTCAATAGGGCATGTCTGTCGCAAAAACTtataagagggtctcaatggggggtcCCCTTTGACGGTtgatggttaaaaaaaaagccattttgacGGTTGACTGTAAATTTTTCGGATGACGCTTATAACACgaatttacagagcaaattacTTGCCCATTtttgaataataatagtaataataataataataataataataataataataataataataataataataataagctgaACCTTGTGCTGAAGGAAACTAGAGGAGCGATGCAGGATATCGGCCTTCACTGGAATCAGAAAAATTGCTCAGTGGTACACGTGAAGAGGGGAGCCCAAGTGCTAGACGAGTCTGGTATGAGGATGGACGAGACAATTACCATCACGGCTCTTGGGGAGGGAAAACACTACAAGTTCCTGGGGGTTCTAGAGAACGTTCGGCAGGATGAACGGCTGGCTCTAGCGTGTGCGGCTAAAGAGTATATACGCAGGATATCTGTTATATGGTCCAGCCCCCTATCTGATTGTAACCGTGTACAGGCAACTAATCAGTATGCACTCCCAGCGCTGCGGTACTTAATGTGGACACAATATTGGTCTCTATCAGAGTTAAGAGGTGTGGACAGAGCAGCTCGGAAGATCATAGTTGAGAACGGTGGCAAGCACCCAGCCAGCCTAACTTCTTTGTTATATCTACCGAGGGAGAAAGGAGGTAGAGGCCTGCAATCAGTCGAACACGAGTATaagatcactaaaatcaaatcgcTACTGAAATTGTATCAGAATTCGGACCAGACTGTGGAAGCAGTTAGAGAATTTGAAGAACACGCCATGGAATCAGGCCACCAGTCGCTTGTAAAGGAAGCAGCCAAGTACGCTGAAGAACTTAACATCACACTTCAGCTTGATATCCTAAATCACGTGTGTGTTACAACGGAAGGAAAGGTGGTGACTGCAGCTAGAGCTGGGAATCTGCTGAAGAAATCTCAAGAGATGTAGTTCTTGGAGATCGCTTAAGACAAAAAGTGGCAAGGAAAGTTATTCCGTATCAGATGGGACGATGATAGCCTAAGCATAACCAGCTGCTTTGCTTGGCTAAAAGGTTGGGCTACATGCCCTACATATACCATCGCGGGCATGTATGAGCTATATGAACAGTTGTTACCTGCGAAGCTCtacacaaaggaaaagttgcaAACCTCCACCAATGCTGAAGTCCTATGCAGGTTATGTGGGAAGGTAGCTGAGAGCGTTGCACATGTACTGGCTGGATGTTTCTCCCAGGCACAAACTAAGTACCTATACAGGCATAATGCAGCTTTgaagattctgttttttgagcTCCTCCGAGAGCATGGTTTAATAGAAGAGGTTCCACCATGGTACTCACCGGCGATGCCAAAACCAGCCTACCAGAACACCACGAGTGAACCGTTTTGGGATATTCCCATCTATGCAGAGCACAACCAAGTAAGAGCAAATCGGATCGACGCGCGTCTTGTCAGCCACGAGAGGAAAGACGTTTACACAATTGAAATGAGCTGCACATGGATTGAGAGTAGAGCCAAGAAAGATGAGGAAAAGACACTCAATTATGGGCCCATGATGTGGGAgctgaagcagagatataaTCGTTACAGGGTTGAACAGTACAACATAATAATTGACGTACTGGGTGGCTATTCTAAACATCTAGAGAAGTCGGTGAGGAACCTAATAGGAGCGAGAGCGCGGGGTGTACTTGAGCGGATGCAGAAGTCGGTCAtctcaaacactttgaacattgcCAGAACATTTAAGATAAATACTTAGTTAGGGCGCTAAGGGCACTAGATTTTAGGTTTTTTGCTTCTTCAGAAATCCAGAAACACAAGTATTGTCGCAAAATCTGTATTTTACTGATTTTCTACGCAGTTTTTATAGTGCATAAGAGTTTGATATGACtctaaataggcttttagtaGAGATAAC
Proteins encoded:
- the LOC137983589 gene encoding uncharacterized protein translates to MQDIGLHWNQKNCSVVHVKRGAQVLDESGMRMDETITITALGEGKHYKFLGVLENVRQDERLALACAAKEYIRRISVIWSSPLSDCNRVQATNQYALPALRYLMWTQYWSLSELRGVDRAARKIIVENGGKHPASLTSLLYLPREKGGRGLQSVEHEYKITKIKSLLKLYQNSDQTVEAVREFEEHAMESGHQSLVKEAAKYAEELNITLQLDILNHVCVTTEGKVVTAARAGNLLKKSQEM